A genomic segment from Polyangium mundeleinium encodes:
- a CDS encoding serine/threonine-protein kinase: MEGSSVTKGPEANTLGKYRLIAELGHGGMAEVYLAVVQGPAGFNKLCVIKQIRPQLATDPEFLGMFLDEARLAARLSHPNVVQTNEVGQEGDRYFIAMEYLEGQPLNRILHRIGRDGGLTLAMHLRIIVDMLSGLHHAHELTDFDGTPLNVVHRDVTPHNVFVTYDGQVKVVDFGIAKAMNSSAETRLGVVKGKVAYMAPEQARGERVDRRADIFSAGVMLWEAATGRRLWKGIPDLTVLHRLINGDIPSPRSVDPDVPEGLEKIVMKALALRREDRYATSTDLATALEELLDQMGDKSSLREVGKLVAKHFEENRSKIKQIVETQLKAAKSLATTEFQSIGLPHLDGTSASGPMSVDRTGAREAMSSQDLSSPGTRRTNGVSSPTSLTASTAAATGTGSQAVAAPKRGLLGAVALIAVAAAGVGIFVMTRQPPPAPPTQATAAPVVGDIEVTITVTPPNAKIFLDGKELATNPYIGKFPREDKTHIIKAEAAGFTTRSRDVTFDKDRTIEMVLEQQAAAPLATPQPTDTSKEKTKVIFVPQPTTTAEDPMKTGGTKKTNRTVDPNNPYQ, translated from the coding sequence ATGGAGGGGTCCAGCGTCACGAAGGGGCCCGAGGCCAATACCCTCGGCAAATACAGGCTCATCGCCGAGCTTGGCCATGGCGGCATGGCCGAGGTGTATCTGGCCGTCGTGCAGGGACCTGCAGGGTTCAACAAGCTCTGCGTGATCAAGCAGATCCGCCCGCAGCTCGCGACGGATCCCGAGTTCCTCGGCATGTTCCTCGATGAGGCGCGGCTCGCCGCTCGCCTCTCGCACCCGAACGTCGTGCAGACGAACGAGGTCGGTCAGGAGGGCGATCGGTACTTCATCGCGATGGAGTACCTCGAAGGGCAGCCGCTGAACCGCATCCTGCACCGGATCGGCCGCGACGGCGGGCTCACGCTCGCGATGCACCTGCGCATCATCGTCGACATGCTCTCGGGCCTGCACCACGCGCACGAGCTCACGGATTTCGACGGCACGCCGCTCAACGTCGTGCATCGCGACGTCACGCCGCACAACGTGTTCGTCACGTACGACGGTCAGGTGAAGGTCGTCGACTTCGGCATCGCGAAGGCGATGAACTCGTCGGCCGAGACGCGCCTCGGCGTGGTGAAGGGCAAAGTCGCGTACATGGCGCCCGAGCAAGCGCGCGGCGAGCGCGTCGACAGGCGCGCGGACATCTTCTCCGCGGGCGTGATGTTGTGGGAGGCCGCGACGGGCCGGCGCCTCTGGAAGGGCATCCCGGATCTGACGGTCCTGCACCGCCTCATCAACGGCGACATCCCCTCGCCTCGCTCGGTGGATCCCGACGTCCCCGAAGGCCTCGAGAAGATCGTGATGAAGGCGCTCGCGCTGCGCCGCGAGGATCGCTATGCGACCTCGACGGACCTCGCGACCGCGCTCGAAGAGCTCCTGGATCAAATGGGCGACAAGTCCTCGCTGCGCGAGGTCGGCAAGCTCGTCGCGAAGCACTTCGAAGAGAACCGCTCGAAGATCAAGCAGATCGTCGAGACGCAGCTCAAGGCCGCGAAGTCGTTGGCGACGACGGAGTTCCAGTCGATCGGCCTGCCGCACCTCGACGGCACCTCGGCGTCGGGCCCGATGTCCGTCGATCGGACGGGCGCGCGCGAAGCGATGTCGAGCCAGGATCTCTCGTCGCCCGGCACGCGCCGCACGAATGGCGTCTCGTCGCCGACCTCGCTCACGGCTTCGACCGCCGCCGCGACGGGCACGGGCTCGCAGGCGGTCGCGGCGCCGAAGCGTGGACTGCTCGGCGCTGTCGCGCTCATCGCGGTCGCCGCGGCCGGCGTGGGCATCTTCGTCATGACGCGCCAGCCGCCGCCCGCGCCGCCGACGCAAGCGACGGCCGCGCCCGTCGTGGGCGACATCGAGGTGACGATCACGGTCACGCCGCCGAACGCGAAGATCTTCCTCGACGGCAAGGAGCTCGCGACGAACCCCTACATCGGCAAGTTCCCCCGCGAGGACAAGACGCATATCATCAAGGCGGAGGCCGCAGGTTTCACCACGCGCAGCCGCGACGTGACCTTCGACAAGGACCGCACGATCGAGATGGTCCTCGAACAGCAGGCCGCGGCGCCTTTGGCAACGCCGCAGCCCACGGACACCTCGAAGGAAAAGACCAAGGTCATCTTCGTCCCGCAGCCGACCACGACCGCCGAGGATCCGATGAAGACCGGCGGCACCAAGAAGACGAACCGCACCGTCGACCCGAACAACCCGTATCAGTGA